A single region of the Metarhizium brunneum chromosome 6, complete sequence genome encodes:
- the rad8 gene encoding DNA repair protein rad8: protein MHLLRHDYIPAGCLGVFFDDSNVTKETWDTINLKVWRSFRHHSSLDQFDDNQVRADDSHLPINVQERLFQLQFLQLASLLFKSQWIDLEFCVHEDGSYGTVRVYLLPDDAYRGLIDRTSVSLKKSRQRLLHLLDYSTDAWEGKTIACVDGSSPLGGDNVAGDENESLLQVFNNIPSPNPATDLVTDAYARGSMNDVLEHTIPGVTTELYAYQRRSIAVMVQKEAEPSKVLDPRLIAIDGHDGTPWYTDPVAGTILREPRYYDGVCGGILAEEMGAGKTIICLALILATRNLPTRPPELCSGISCPKRNKIASLADMAAACATRHAVPWRSYFETWRRQIGYEFHRCEAALKRNPGYYLRPPPKLRRTGRHPVQELAPTKIYLSNATIVVVPTNLLSQWKHEIAKHTTSLTVRVLSKDESIPSLRELLDIDIILFSQSRFERLVKESGGVGGTALSVVHFKRCIVDEGHKLGNSKICRKSNLLRGLDRMNFSSRWIVTGTPSHGLFGVDNRTPAGSSARDPTLLPIQTRETSAEMEKKDLERLGSISSLYLKARPWANVATENEDTRADWGTYLLLPRHKKNSYGRRDRLKATLNSLIIRHRLSEVSDLLPPVDEKVILLEGSFQDRLSLNLFAMMIIFNSVQSQRTDMDYFFHPRQRKSLLEIVHNLKQSSFFGGSFFSSEEIAKAVETAEKFLEEKKVPISDEDSVHLRQAIILGKVAINDKLRNLSNRYHDIPIRVHGPLGDASHSWSLDGEGGDTIYTSASMILSLQKLLTEAAHETELLNSLLNGGLIREGLIERNKILAVQTSDKVADAKEKKSATLAGNTKLGEDTRRRKPRLQAGAIGPTEAFPVDSLPPALRQTHLVSTVSSKLSYLIDSIVRHQDDDKIIIFYENENVAWYLASVLDMLQVQHLIYARTLTTERKAQYVNTFHHNPVFRVLLMDLSQAAFGLDMREASRVYFINPVLNPQVEAQAIGRVRRISQQKPVFVETLVLKDSIDEVILERKQHMTQAEHRQMKSILDVRPIYNWIKNAAIVALPPSGHHTPTHMAALQMPQPVFGKGFGTELHPDHGLVLGDSPIKPKTKTSSLTPHISPITPLKRTYDAGPGIEQAQSETDKVLYKHEPVPHPGARRVRFATDSDSED from the exons ATGCATCTTCTACGGCATGACTATATCCCTGCCGGATGCCTTGGAGTCTTCTTTGACGATTCCAATGTTACAAAAGAGACCTGGGATACCATAAATCTCAAGGTTTGGAGAAGTTTCCGCCATCACTCTTCTCTGGACCAGTTTGACGACAATCAAGTCCGTGCTGACGATAGTCATTTACCAATTAACGTCCAAGAGCGCCTTTTCCAGCTTCAATTTCTGCAATTAGCCTCACTTCTGTTTAAATCACAATGGATAGATCTCGAGTTTTGTGTACATGAAGATGGATCATATGGCACGGTGCGGGTATATTTGCTACCGGATGATGCATATCGCGGCCTGATTGATAGAACCAGTGTCAGTCTCAAAAAATCGCGGCAACGTCTTCTTCATTTATTAGACTACTCGACAGACGCATGGGAAGGAAAAACTATTGCATGTGTTGATGGCTCATCCCCCCTCGGAGGCGATAACGTGGCAGGCGATGAGAACGAATCGCTGTTGCAGGTGTTTAACAATATTCCCTCGCCTAACCCGGCCACTGACCTGGTTACCGACGCATACGCTCGGGGTTCTATGAACGATGTCTTGGAGCACACCATACCCGGAGTCACCACAGAACTGTACGCTTACCAGCGCAGGTCAATAGCCGTCATGGTGCAAAAGGAAGCAGAGCCAAGCAAGGTTCTTGATCCACGCCTGATTGCTATCGATGGGCATGATGGAACTCCATGGTACACTGATCCGGTGGCTGGGACCATTCTGAGAGAACCACGATATTATGATGGTGTATGtggcggcatcttggcaGAAGAAATGGGAGCAGGCAAGACCATTATTTGCTTAGCTCTCATCCTCGCGACTAGGAATCTTCCAACGCGGCCCCCAGAGCTTTGCAGCGGCATCAGTTGTCCTAAACGAAACAAAATAGCCTCACTTGCCGACATGGCAGCGGCCTGTGCTACCCGGCACGCCGTTCCGTGGAGATCATATTTTGAAACCTGGAGACGCCAGATTGGCTATGAATTTCATCGATGCGAGGCCGCCCTCAAACGAAACCCAGGATATTACTTGCGTCCTCCACCGAAACTTCGTCGTACCGGTCGACATCCTGTCCAAGAACTAGCGCCTACTAAAATCTACTTGAGCAATGCAACCATCGTGGTTGTGCCTACCAATCTGCTTTCTCAGTGGAAGCACGAAATAGCAAAGCACACTACCTCCTTAACTGTCCGCGTTCTCTCAAAGGATGAATCAATTCCTTCCTTGAGAGAATTATTAGATATCGATATCATCTTATTTTCTCAATCACGATTCGAAAGGCTCGTTAAAGAAAGTGGTGGAGTAGGTGGTACTGCGCTCTCTGTAGTCCATTTCAAACGCTGCATCGTTGATGAAGGCCATAAACTCGGCAATTCAAAAATATGCCGAAAGAGCAATTTGCTACGTGGCCTCGACAGAATGAACTTCTCGTCGCGATGGATTGTGACTGGAACGCCCTCACATGGTCTTTTTGGTGTAGATAACCGAACTCCGGCGGGTTCTTCAGCGAGAGACCCAACATTACTCCCCATACAAACTCGAGAGACATCCGCTGAAATGGAGAAGAAAGATCTTGAGCGACTAGGCTCGATCTCTTCGCTGTACCTGAAGGCGAGGCCGTGGGCGAATGTTGCGACGGAAAACGAAGATACTCGTGCGGATTGGGGGACATATTTGTTACTCCCGCGGCACAAGAAGAACAGTTACGGCCGGCGGGACCGTTTGAAGGCGACCCTTAACTCCTTAATTATCAGACATCGACTATCTGAAGTCAGCGATCTCTTGCCGCCTGTTGATGAAAAGGTAATTTTGCTTGAAGGCTCATTCCAAGATCGGCTGTCCTTGAACCTCTTCGCTATGATGATCATCTTTAATTCCGTGCAGTCACAACGAACAGACATGGACTACTTCTTTCACCCTCGACAGCGTAAGAGTCTATTGGAAATCGTGCATAATCTAAAACAGTCGAGTTTCTTTGGGGGCtcgtttttttcttcggaAGAGATCGCAAAGGCCGTTGAAACGGCGGAGAAATTcttggaagaaaagaaagtgCCAATCAGTGACGAAGACAGCGTCCATTTGCGACAAGCTATAATACTGGGCAAAGTTGCAATCAATGACAAATTGAGAAATCTCAGCAATCGTTATCATGACATTCCCATTCGAGTCCATGGCCCGCTTGGGGATGCAAGCCATTCATGGTCCCTGGATGGTGAGGGGGGAGATACAATATACACATCAGCAAGTATGATTTTATCTCTGCAAAAATTACTGACTGAGGCGGCCCATGAAACGGAGTTGCTGAACTCTTTGCTTAATGGAGGTCTCATTCGAGAAGGATTGATCGAGAGAAATAAGATCTTAGCTGTACAAACATCTGACAAAGTTGCTGATgccaaagagaagaaatCGGCTACCTTGGCGGGAAACACCAAACTTGGAGAGGATACTCGACGTCGCAAGCCTCGACTTCAAGCTGGGGCTATAGGTCCAACTGAAGCATTTCCTGTGGACAGCCTGCCACCGGCTTTGCGGCAAACTCATCTAGTATCAACTGTATCCTCTAAGCTTTCGTATCTGATTGACAGCATAGTACGCCATCAAGATGACGACAAAATCATCATTTTCTACGAGAATGAAAATGTTGCTTGGTATCTTGCAAGCGTTCTAGACATG CTTCAAGTACAACATCTCATTTATGCCAGGACATTAACTACGGAACGTAAAGCACAATACGTCAACACATTTCATCACAACCCCGTATTTAG AGTCCTCCTGATGGATCTTTCTCAAGCTGCTTTTGGATTGGATATGCGCGAGGCCTCACGCGTCTATTTTATCAATCCAGTTCTCAACCCTCAAGTTGAGGCACAAGCAATCGGGCGAGTTCGTCGCATAAGCCAGCAAAAGCCTGTATTTGTTGAGACCCTCGTTCTGAAGGATAGTATTGACGAAGTAATTTTGGAGCGAAAACAACACATGACGCAAGCTGAGCACCGCCAAATGAAGTCTATCCTTGACGTACGGCCGATATATAACTGGATCAAGAAtgctgccattgtggccCTGCCGCCCTCTGGTCACCATACTCCGACCCATATGGCAGCATTGCAAATGCCACAACCTGTATTTGGTAAAGGATTTGGAACAGAACTGCACCCTGATCATGGACTTGTCTTGGGAGACTCCCCTATCAAGCCAAAAACGAAGACCTCCAGCTTGACGCCCCATATTTCGCCAATTACTCCGTTAAAACGTACATATGACGCTGGACCGGGAATTGAACAGGCTCAGAGTGAAACGGATAAGGTGCTATACAAGCATGAACCTGTGCCACATCCGGGTGCTCGCCGAGTTCGATTTGCGACTGACTCCGATTCAGAAGATTGA